Proteins from one Rosa chinensis cultivar Old Blush chromosome 7, RchiOBHm-V2, whole genome shotgun sequence genomic window:
- the LOC121050795 gene encoding uncharacterized protein LOC121050795 isoform X1, with protein MVITIEDLRKNETWLCGSFLKMVDDVKAMATDPSEQQVLLTQMVLKELMMNRNKPEAAFSLGFPKKKRSESRGMVLKELMMNRNKPEAAFSLGFPKKKRSGSRGMQKQNQNQKQRIIIKFKRCVSATTGIASYSCSVSPDSGIVVNPDPLHDDQKQDLKLKLKLKSKKRCYSEIEQAGDEGFEDINSKRLRKGKNDKRVLPSAQLMTEYFPKEELQDRIRGSHHPKPSARAIAIAGKRNEIKISMTSFALSLLICFLSFSMLFEFGGCIQFLLMFTWYVSLHVLF; from the exons atggTGATCACGATTGAAGATTTGAGGAAAAATGAGACCTGGCTTTGTGGGTCTTTCTTGAAAATGGTTGATGATGTGAAAGCCATGGCCACCGATCCATCTGAGCAACAAGTGCTTCTGACCCAGATGGTTTTGAAGGAGTTGATGATGAATAGGAACAAACCAGAAGCAGCATTCTCACTTGGTTTTCCCAAAAAGAAGAGATCTGAATCTAGAGGGATGGTTTTGAAGGAGTTGATGATGAATAGGAACAAACCAGAAGCAGCATTCTCACTTGGTTTTCCCAAAAAGAAGAGATCTGGATCTAGGGGGATGCAAAAgcagaatcagaatcagaagCAGAGGATCATCATCAAATTCAAACGCTGCGTCTCTGCCACTACAGGTATTGCTTCTTATTCTTGCTCTGTTTCCCCTGATTCTGGTATTGTTGTAAACCCAGACCCACTTCATGATGATCAGAAACaggatttgaaattgaaattgaaattgaagagcAAGAAGAGGTGCTACTCTGAAATCGAACAAGCAGGCGATGAAGGTTTCGAAGACATAAACTCGAAGAGGCTGAGAAAGGGAAAGAATGATAAAAGGGTGTTACCAAGTGCGCAATTGATGACTGAGTATTTTCCAAAGGAAGAGTTGCAGGATCGTATTCGTG GATCACATCACCCGAAGCCAAGTGCAAGAGCAATAGCAATAGCAGGGAAGAGGAATGAGATCAAGATCAGTATGACCAGCTTTGCTTTGTCCTTGTTAATCTGCTTTCT aTCATTCAGTATGCTCTTTGAGTTTGGGGGATGCATCCAATTTCTTCTTATGTTTACCTGGTATGTTAGCTTACATGTGCTCTTTTAG
- the LOC121050795 gene encoding uncharacterized protein LOC121050795 isoform X2: MVITIEDLRKNETWLCGSFLKMVDDVKAMATDPSEQQVLLTQMVLKELMMNRNKPEAAFSLGFPKKKRSESRGMVLKELMMNRNKPEAAFSLGFPKKKRSGSRGMQKQNQNQKQRIIIKFKRCVSATTGIASYSCSVSPDSGIVVNPDPLHDDQKQDLKLKLKLKSKKRCYSEIEQAGDEGFEDINSKRLRKGKNDKRVLPSAQLMTEYFPKEELQDRIRGSHHPKPSARAIAIAGKRNEIKISMTSFALSLLICFLLAVYVQQ, encoded by the exons atggTGATCACGATTGAAGATTTGAGGAAAAATGAGACCTGGCTTTGTGGGTCTTTCTTGAAAATGGTTGATGATGTGAAAGCCATGGCCACCGATCCATCTGAGCAACAAGTGCTTCTGACCCAGATGGTTTTGAAGGAGTTGATGATGAATAGGAACAAACCAGAAGCAGCATTCTCACTTGGTTTTCCCAAAAAGAAGAGATCTGAATCTAGAGGGATGGTTTTGAAGGAGTTGATGATGAATAGGAACAAACCAGAAGCAGCATTCTCACTTGGTTTTCCCAAAAAGAAGAGATCTGGATCTAGGGGGATGCAAAAgcagaatcagaatcagaagCAGAGGATCATCATCAAATTCAAACGCTGCGTCTCTGCCACTACAGGTATTGCTTCTTATTCTTGCTCTGTTTCCCCTGATTCTGGTATTGTTGTAAACCCAGACCCACTTCATGATGATCAGAAACaggatttgaaattgaaattgaaattgaagagcAAGAAGAGGTGCTACTCTGAAATCGAACAAGCAGGCGATGAAGGTTTCGAAGACATAAACTCGAAGAGGCTGAGAAAGGGAAAGAATGATAAAAGGGTGTTACCAAGTGCGCAATTGATGACTGAGTATTTTCCAAAGGAAGAGTTGCAGGATCGTATTCGTG GATCACATCACCCGAAGCCAAGTGCAAGAGCAATAGCAATAGCAGGGAAGAGGAATGAGATCAAGATCAGTATGACCAGCTTTGCTTTGTCCTTGTTAATCTGCTTTCT TCTTGCAGTTTATGTTCAACAGTAA